A stretch of Gadus chalcogrammus isolate NIFS_2021 chromosome 9, NIFS_Gcha_1.0, whole genome shotgun sequence DNA encodes these proteins:
- the prmt7 gene encoding protein arginine N-methyltransferase 7 — protein sequence MKTFCGRANPTTGALDWVEESEEYDYHQEIARSSYADMLHDTDRNQKYYAGIRAAVARVKARGEKATVLDIGTGTGLLSMMALTAGADFCYAVEVFKPMAEAAKCIVEKNGFSDRMKIINKHSTEVTVGPDGDMQTRANILVTELFDTELIGEGALPSYEHAHQNLVQEGCEAVPHRATVYSQLVESELLWSWGQLQPVMVEGARLAPPPAVTQCAGAHSVCDIQLSQVSPEQFTPLGPLCTMFSLDFSKPVSSAPQSHTSHFPARVSGRAQVVLSWWDIDMDPEGSIVCSMAPSWTYPQPKAAPWRDHWMQSVYFLPTERSVVEGEELSLTVIHDDYSLWYGLQTDSQQVGLKETPLCRPCCTCHAHLVWNRPRFGELNDGRRTESYVRALRSVLDVDSVCLSVSDGSLLPVFAHMLGAKKVFGLESSRMSKRVIDQVLEANSMKGGVELLEIRADQLSSNDLGGQQISVLMGEPYYSTSLLPWHSLFFWYCRTALAKLLRPGAAILPRSATLHAAAVEFQDLWRIRAPCGTCEGFDVSPMDQMVQRSLDFRESREAEPHPLWEYPCRALSLPTAVMTFDFTQCVPEQPIHAQGCFPFVRSGSCHGVAIWMEYQLTEEVTISMGLSGDVGEQGACEWSRHRKQGVYFFPSPRQSVGEDGGGGKVSYSFTFEPSSGDISMEFNVVSDSA from the exons ATGAAGACATTCTGTGGACGAGCGAACCCAACTACGGGTGCCCTAGATTGggtggaggagagtgaggaatACGACTATCACCAAGAGATAGCAAG GTCCAGTTATGCTGATATGCTTCATGATACCGATCGG AACCAGAAATATTACGCGGGTATCCGTGCAGCTGTGGCCAGAGTGAAGGCTCGTGGTGAGAAGGCGACGGTTCTGGACATCGGAACAGGCACTGGCCTGCTCTCCATGATGGCACTCACAGCGGGGGCAGACTTCTGCTACGCCGTAGAG gTGTTCAAGCCCATGGCCGAGGCAGCAAAGTgcattgtggaaaaaaacggCTTCTCCGACCGCATGAAGATCATTAACAAGCACTCCACAGAAGTCACTGTGGGGCCAG ACGGGGACATGCAGACGAGAGCTAACATCTTGGTCACAGAGCTCTTTGACACTGAGCTGATTGGCGAGGGCGCCTTGCCTAGCTACGAACACGCACACCAGAATCTGgtgcag GAGGGCTGTGAGGCCGTGCCACACCGGGCCACCGTCTACTCTCAGCTGGTGGAGTCGGAGCTGCTGTGGAGCTGGGGCCAGCTGCAGCCCGTGATGGTGGAGGGGGCccgcctggccccgccccctgccgtGACGCAGTGCGCCGGGGCCCACTCTGTCTGCGACATCCAGCTCAGCCAGGTCTCCCCTGAACAGTTCACACCCCTGGGCCCTCTCTGCACCATGTTcag TCTGGACTTCAGTAAGCCTGTGAGCAGCGCTCCACAGTCCCACACCTCTCACTTTCCAGCCCGGGTCAGCGGCAGGGCCCAGGTGGTTCTGTCCTGGTGGGACATTGACATGGACCCCGAGGGCTCTATCGTCTGCAGCATGGCCCCCAGCTGGACCTACCCTCAACCCAAAGCCGCACCG TGGCGCGACCACTGGATGCAGAGTGTTTACTTCCTGCCTACCGAAAGGAGTgttgtggagggggaggagctgagccTAACAGTCATCCACGACGACTACAGCCTGTGGTAcggcctgcagacagacag ccAACAGGTGGGACTGAAGGAGACCCCGCTGTGCCGGCCATGTTGTACCTGCCACGCCCACCTTGTGTGGAACCGCCCACGCTTCGGAGAGCTCAATGACGGCCGTCGCACGGAGAGCTACGTCAGAGCGCTGCGCAGC GTTTTGGATGTAGACAGCGTCTGCCTGAGCGTTAGCGATGGAAGCCTGCTGCCCGTCTTTGCTCACATGCTCGGGGCCAAAAAG GTCTTTGGTTTGGAAAGTTCTAGAATGTCTAAACGGGTTATTGATCAG GTGTTGGAGGCCAACTCCATGAAAGGCGGCGTGGAGCTCCTGGAGATCAGAGCCGACCAGCTCAGCAGCAACGACCTGGGGGGACAACAG atctcCGTCCTGATGGGGGAGCCTTACTACAGCACCAGCCTGCTGCCGTGGCACTCGCTGTTCTTCTGGTACTGCCGGACGGCGCTGGCCAAGCTCCTGCGTCCGGGGGCCGCCATCCTGCCCCGCTCGGCCACACTGCACGCCGCCGCCGTGGAGTTCCAG GATCTTTGGAGGATACGAGCCCCTTGTGGAACGTGCGAAGGGTTCGACGTGTCGCCCATGGACCAGATGGTTCAG CGATCTCTGGATTTCCGTGAGTCCCGTGAGGCGGAGCCCCACCCGTTGTGGGAATACCCGTGCCGAGCTTTGTCCCTGCCCACTGCCGTCATGACCTTTGACTTCACGCAGTGTGTCCCTGAGCAGCCAATCCACGCTCAGGGCTGCTTCCCCTTTGTCAG GAGTGGCTCTTGCCATGGCGTTGCCATATGGATGGAGTACCAGCTGACCGAGGAAGTCACCATCAGCATGGGTCTCTCAGGAGATGTTGGGGAGCAG GGTGCTTGCGAGTGGAGTCGTCACAGAAAACAGGGCGTCTACTTTTTCCCGTCGCCGCGACAAAGCGTGGGGgaagacggcggcggcggcaaaGTGTCTTACAGTTTCACCTTTGAACCCAGCTCAGGAGACATCAGTATGGAGTTCAACGTTGTCTCTGATTCAGCGTGA
- the LOC130389184 gene encoding putative nuclease HARBI1, translating to MKKIVLKMAALALLEDIANGQIRRERIFREPEDLLANYDDWLMSRFRFPRPVLLELCAELRPALECHTARSQGLSVPTQVLTTLGFLATGAFQRELADRSGVCQSTLSRAMPAVWDGIIRMSSRYIKFPYNAVEQANIKAQFAATAGFPNVIGAVDCTHIAIKAPSQDEFVYVNRKHFHSINVQVICDAQMQLLNIVARWPGSTHNSFILTNSMVGNRLEAGTVRDGWLLGDRGYPLRMWLMTPLTNPNTDQERRYNDLHSRTRIIVERAIGLLKGRWRCLDRSGGMLLYRPEKVCHIVMACGVLHNVAHRHGIPLPEQHNPPLEEPDAGPVNCNPPRGAIRARQNVISSM from the exons atgaagaaaattgttttaaaaatggctgcgttagcgttgttagaggacatcgcaaatggtcaaatccgaagggaacGTATATTTAGGGAACCTGAGGACTTACTCGCAAATTATGATGATTGGCTCATGAGCCGATTTCGTTTCCCCAGGCCAGTATTACTGGAGCTGTGCGCAGAGCTGCGGCCGGCCCTAGAGTGCCACacagccaggagccaggggttgtccgtgcccacacaggtgctgaccacgctggggttcctggcaacaggggccttccagcgggagctggccgatCGGTCAGGAGTGTGCCAGTCCACCCTGAGCCGAGCCATGCCAGCTGTGTGGGACGGAATCATCCGAATGTCATCCAGGTACATCAAATTCCCATACAATGCTGTTGAACAGGCCAACATTAAAGCGCAATTTGCAGCAACAGCCGGTTTCCCTAATGTAATCGGAGCTGTTGACTGCACACATATTGCCATAAAAGCGCCATCACAGGATGAATTTGTTTACGTCAACAGGAAACACTTTCATTCTATCAATGTCCAAGTCATATGTGATGCgcaaatgcagcttcttaacaTCGTGGCAAGGTGGCCTGGTTCAACGCACAATTCATTCATTCTGACCAACAGCATGGTTGGGAACAGGCTGGAGGCTGGCACTGTGCGCGATGGGTGGCTTCTGG GGGACCGTGGCTACCCCCTAAGAATGTGGCTGATGACCCCTCTTACAAACCCCAACACCGACCAAGAGAGGAGGTATAATGACCTCCATTCCCGGACTAGAATAATTGTGGAGAGGGCAATCGGCCTGCTGAAGGGACGGTGGCGATGCCTGGACAGGTCGGGGGGGATGCTACTGTACAGACCTGAGAAGGTGTGCCACATTGTGATGGCCTGTGGCGTCCTCCACAATGTGGCACACCGCCATGGCATACCACTGCCAGAGCAGCACAACCCCCCACTGGAGGAACCGGATGCCGGACCCGTCAACTGCAACCCACCCCGAGGAGCCATACGGGCCCGGCAGAATGTGATTTCAAGCATGTAA